A section of the Deltaproteobacteria bacterium genome encodes:
- a CDS encoding type II toxin-antitoxin system Phd/YefM family antitoxin translates to MTDMIGAAEFKARCLRVIDQMNKDRRPVTITKRGKPVAVLHPVEPLDKSPSIIGAMRGSVLAYHDPFRPATDPSDWSASE, encoded by the coding sequence ATGACGGACATGATCGGAGCGGCGGAGTTCAAGGCGAGATGCCTCCGTGTCATCGACCAGATGAACAAGGATCGCAGGCCCGTGACCATCACCAAACGCGGGAAGCCGGTGGCGGTGCTGCATCCCGTCGAGCCTCTCGACAAGAGCCCGTCAATCATCGGAGCGATGCGCGGTTCGGTGCTGGCCTATCATGATCCATTCCGGCCCGCGACCGACCCCTCCGACTGGTCCGCCAGCGAATGA
- a CDS encoding recombinase A, translating to MDVSAEMTQERMPVPARDRMAASGAVPAPVAPRRLPVREAPRAWNLSLLAGRLTEISDSGAAPAITAAASLILQAQQRGEPAAWIGFGNSIFFPPDLVEWGIDLDALPVVRVPDALAASRAADQLLRSGAFGLVVLDLKAEARMHMAVQSRLAALARKHHTALLCLTRKKRGAPSLGPLVSLHGEGSITRTAFSRFDWEIRMVKDKRGAPGWSHRESCRGTDGLC from the coding sequence ATGGACGTTTCCGCCGAAATGACTCAAGAGCGGATGCCGGTTCCGGCGCGCGACCGGATGGCGGCTTCGGGCGCCGTTCCGGCCCCTGTCGCGCCGCGGCGCCTGCCTGTCCGCGAGGCGCCGCGGGCCTGGAACCTTTCCCTGCTGGCGGGACGTCTCACGGAGATCTCGGACTCGGGCGCGGCCCCTGCCATCACGGCGGCGGCCTCCTTGATCCTCCAGGCCCAGCAGCGCGGTGAGCCCGCGGCGTGGATCGGCTTCGGCAACTCGATCTTCTTCCCGCCGGACTTGGTCGAGTGGGGAATCGACCTCGACGCCCTGCCGGTAGTGCGCGTTCCCGACGCCCTCGCCGCGTCCCGCGCCGCCGACCAACTGCTGCGCTCCGGGGCCTTCGGCCTGGTGGTGCTGGACCTGAAGGCCGAGGCGCGGATGCACATGGCGGTCCAGAGCCGCCTTGCGGCGCTGGCCCGGAAGCACCACACGGCGCTCCTCTGCCTCACCCGCAAGAAGCGGGGCGCGCCCTCGCTGGGGCCGCTGGTGTCGCTGCACGGCGAGGGCAGCATCACCAGGACCGCTTTCAGCCGCTTCGACTGGGAAATCCGCATGGTCAAGGACAAGCGGGGAGCTCCGGGATGGAGCCACAGGGAGTCGTGCCGTGGAACGGATGGCCTGTGTTGA
- the lexA gene encoding transcriptional repressor LexA, whose translation MTPFTPPGETREKVYRFVRRRILEELPPTVREVQEAFRFRAVQTAREHLERLVAEGRLVKARGKSRGYRLPREPGTLFVPLLGRVQAGGLRAAIEECEGYLPVQSRGSEEMFGLRVQGESMTGAGILPGDIVVVRQQAEAASGDIVVALVGDEATIKRLRLRRNRIELHPENPAFAPIVPRAEECTVLGKVVEVRRYLEG comes from the coding sequence ATGACACCCTTCACGCCACCGGGAGAGACCCGGGAAAAAGTTTACCGGTTCGTGCGCAGGCGGATCCTGGAGGAGCTTCCTCCGACGGTGCGGGAGGTGCAGGAGGCGTTCCGGTTCAGGGCGGTGCAGACGGCGCGGGAGCACCTGGAGCGGCTGGTGGCGGAGGGGCGGCTGGTCAAGGCGCGCGGGAAATCACGGGGTTATCGCCTGCCCCGGGAGCCGGGGACGCTGTTCGTGCCGCTGCTGGGGCGGGTGCAGGCGGGCGGGCTGCGGGCGGCCATCGAGGAGTGCGAGGGCTACCTGCCGGTGCAGTCGCGGGGCTCGGAGGAAATGTTCGGGCTCCGGGTGCAGGGGGAGAGCATGACCGGGGCGGGCATCCTTCCGGGCGACATCGTCGTCGTGCGACAGCAGGCGGAAGCCGCCTCGGGGGACATCGTCGTAGCTCTGGTGGGGGACGAGGCCACCATCAAGAGGCTCCGCCTGCGTCGGAATCGGATCGAGCTGCATCCGGAGAACCCGGCTTTCGCACCGATCGTTCCGCGAGCGGAAGAATGCACCGTCCTGGGCAAGGTGGTGGAGGTGAGACGTTATCTGGAGGGGTGA